The proteins below are encoded in one region of Phaseolus vulgaris cultivar G19833 chromosome 1, P. vulgaris v2.0, whole genome shotgun sequence:
- the LOC137815796 gene encoding uncharacterized protein, which yields MDASKRMMLAKAIKVARAAKAGASSAPAADPNPPSTLPSPPPTPTEAPLGSSSPSPHSPEALQTPGSPLLIPAVPLAVASSPAPTPLDKGKRVLEIISDDEDSDGVAPFKRRKSARVPLLLAASPQGEDSFRDNPPSATSLPPTMVQEGTGEGAESAPPPPPAEVSASPASVAAAPDLIAIPPPIMHLVRGFSGGAMPEGSDRKEGMPFYLGAFLAVALEWRAQARNAALQTQTLQALETRVAALEEEKKILGCQNETYQTTLKQAQEAKEEAEKQLAEAVELQVDSYTREITLQVQVTGLQGMVETYEEVQKVLKSRCSKQADRLERVEGEMATQAKTMGLLQADYDKLQVEVSRLRVEKESLEKQVASGDATIEELGKDKKTLVNDMAGTFEEGFKETLAQVVCENPRIDISNCDSTHHIVDGKVVPLEMDD from the coding sequence atggatgcctccaaaaggatgatgctggcgaaagcgatAAAGGTCGCTCGTGCTGCCaaagcgggcgcctcctccgcccctgctgctgatccAAATCCCCCATCAACCCTACCTTCGCCACCACCGACCCCTACCGAagccccactaggctcatcttcaccgtcCCCACATAGCCCCGAGGCGCTGCAGACTCCCGGCTCTCCTCTGCTCATCCCCGCCGTTCCTCTGGCTGTGGCTtcatcaccggctccaaccccccttgacaaaggaaaacgggtcttggagattatATCCGACGATGAGGACTCGgatggcgtggcacccttcaagaggaggaaatctgcaagggttcccctcctactagcggcgtcgccccagggagaggattccttcagggacaacccCCCAAGCGCTACTTCCCTTCCCCCCACAATGGTCCAAGAGGGAACAGGCGAAGGTGCCGAATCTGCTCCACCTCCGccaccggcagaggtctctgcttctcccgcctccgtcgctgccgcccccgatcttatcgccatccctcctccaattatgCATCTGGTGAGGGGCTTTAGTGGTGGAGcaatgccagaaggctccgacaggaaggagggcatgcccttctacttgggggccttcttggcggtggcccttgaatggcgcgcccaagcCAGAAACGCTGCTCTGCAaactcaaaccctccaggccttggaaacaagggtagctgccctggaggaggaaaagaagatTCTAGGATGCCAAAATGAAACTTACCAAACCACCCTGAAGCAGGCCCAAGAGGCCAAAGAAGAGGCTGAGaaacaactggcagaggcggtgGAGCTGCAGGTTGACTCCTACACTCGGGAAATCACTCTTCAAGTCCAAGTAACAGGCCTCCAGGGCATGGTCGAAACTTACGAAGAAGTCCAAAAGGTCTTGAAGAGCCGGTGTAGCAAGCAGGCTGACAGACTGGAGCGTGTGGAGGGGGagatggctacccaggccaagactatgggccttctccaggctgactacgacaaactgcaggtcgaaGTCAGCCGACTCCGTGTGGAGAAGGAAAGTTTGGAGAAACAAGTGGCCTCGGGGGACGCCACCATCGAAGAGTTAGGAAAGGATAAGAAGACCCTCGTCAACGACATGGCGGGTACCTTTGAGGAGGGGTTCAAAGAGACTTTAGCCCAGGTCGTCTGCGAGAACCCGAGGATCGACATTTCAAACTGTGATTCCACTCATCACATtgttgacgggaaggtcgtgcccttggagaTGGATGATTGA